Below is a genomic region from Seriola aureovittata isolate HTS-2021-v1 ecotype China chromosome 23, ASM2101889v1, whole genome shotgun sequence.
TAAgtacatttttgtttaattaaattctagattttacagttatttttatgaaatcaaataaattactctatactttactataacatgtttttgatTGCATGTTATGTACTATTTTGGCATTTCTTGTGAAATCTTGCTCTATTGGATTATTACAATGCTTTGCTTCTAATCTTATTTAGATTTCATTCATCCTATAgttatgatgaaaaaaaaaattaataatgtaTTGGTTCATGCAGGaacctttttttcccttattcCTTTCCATAATGAGGTCAGGGTCTGCTGGTTGTATGGCAAGAGCTAGTAAGGCTTATGACTCCTATGTGGAAAAAGAGTAATCTCAGTCAgcacatgtaaatacattttatatcatttttagATCCATTAgacgttttaaaatgaaaagagtaACCTGTTTTAGTCTGAAATGTAAAGTACTGAGATTGCTATTAACCTTACACCAGGTCTTAAAGGCTGCTTTATAATTATGATACACATTTCTGATTTTTTATACATACAGTTTGGAATTCAATAAAATACTCTACTCAGTCAAAATGTTAACATGCaagaaattatttgttttacagtgcctttcaaagttttatttccATTGCATTGTTGGCTGCCACCTTTAGCATATTGTAATAACCAAAAGTCAGTTTTTACGATACAAATGTTTGATACAACATAAGAAACATCTACTCAGGGCACTAATGTGTAATGTtaagataaaaacaagacaaaagtgTGTGAAAGGAAATGCAATTttggtgacattttatttccagtgtCTATATGCTACAATTTGAAATCAAGTATTAACTCTCAGAAAAAAAACGTAAAACGTAAAAGTGCTAAACTGTGCATCGGTGCTAAGATTAGTCttcattttaattataaaatttcatagttaACATTCATAATTTAAACTGTATTCATGGAAATCCCTTTCATTTTGGCGGCATAAATTGACAATGTGATTTCTTTAATTGGGATTTAATTCCTGATATTTTGTTCTTTCTAAGTCTGCAGAACATCTTTcagatgaaaaatgtcattaatgtTGTGGAAAGTGGTCATTTAAAACAACTCACTGAACTTAATATATTAATGCTTTAATTTGAATTGTGGTCTTgaacttgaaataaaacaaaaaaattacgTTTGCAcattcataaaaatatgaaagcaTTTTAATTTACCCTTTTATACCACTTCAAGTacttaatgtctgtttttttcctcataagCTCTATAAAACCTAATACTAAACAAAATAACTTACCATTTACAAAACTATGAGACAGTTAATATTAAATTCTGATTAGCTGAGTGAAATATAAAGGTTATGCAGATTATAGTGGTCATAATTGCATAAGGTGTGACCTCTGTCGCTTGTAGATTCCTGTCTGAGGAAAACATGGAAAGTTGAGAGGATCCATTGTGATATATAATATGTTCTTTGCAAGCATCTTTCTTGCTTATGCATAGACCAAAATAAGTACCATAATTGAGTTTCAAATATCACTAATAcgtgtcataataataatcattgaAATTAGTAGTTACATTTGTGCTTACTGCTATGACAAAATATCAGCCTCAGAAGTAAAAATAGTCACTTTGTGAAAGGTAAGGCCAAGTGGTAAAAGCCACAGAAGAGTCCCATACCTACACCCTCATATAATATCTGTGAATTAGTAGTTGTAAAACCATCCTACTTTCAGCCCTGCtatgtaaaaacaaatctaGCAGAGACATTTGATATGCttttatgtcatatatatatatgagaccAAATAAATGATAAGGTCAATTATATGTGTATTTGAAATATGTACTTGTAGTGGTGCAATAAATTCTAAATCTATAGCTTACATTGCATCTCTGTTATACAGTCTTTAATTATATTCACATTTATGTACTGAACGATTACATTCTATGCTTGGAAGAGCAGGTGCTCCTTTGAAGCAAAGGTGGTAAAAGAGCTTCTATGTTGTACAATTACAAATCAACAGAACAACTTGTACATATGATGATTTACAAAGCTGCAAATATAGTTTAAATTGTACAAAATAATCAGACATTTTCATCATTACAAATTGAACATTAAGTGCATTAGGATGTTtgctgtttattgtgttttttgagTAAgtcactgtcctgtcaaatattGCAGGTTAAAGAGTAGACACAATGGGTTTTGGACCAGTCTTATCAAGTTTGCTGATACTTACAGGTAAGTTAGTGATTCTTGTAATATAGAGTGGAGGTGTtcacagtgctgtgaaaaaaatagtgttattttaaacacattaatacTTATGTTCTTTAAATGTAGTGGCCATTGAGCTTGCTACTACACCAGTGGCTGCACAATCATCAGCTACAACTGGTGCatccacaacaactggtgcatcaaccACGACTGGaggttcaacaacaactggtgcatcaactacaactggaggttcaacaacaactggtgcatcaaccACAACTGGaggttcaacaacaactggtgcatcaaccACAACTGGaggttcaacaacaactggtgcatcaacaACTACCGAaggttcaacaacaactggtgcatcaactACAACTGGAGTTtcaacaactggtgcatcaacaacaactggtgcatcaaccACGACTGGaggttcaacaacaactggtgcatcaactacaactggaggttcaacaacaactggtgcatcaacaacaactggaggttcaacaacaactggtgcatcaactacaactggaggttcaacaacaactggtgcatcaaccACAACTGGaagttcaacaacaactggtggatcaacaacaactggtggatcTGCAACAACAGGTGCATCAACTACAACTGGaggttcaacaacaactggtggatccacaacaactggtggatccacaacaactggtgcatcaacaacaactggaggttcaacaactacagtaggttcaacaacaactggtgcatcaaccACAACTGGaggttcaacaacaactggcgcatcaactacaactggaggttcaacaacaacaggtggatccacaacaactggtgcatcaacaacaactggaggttcaacaacaacaacaactggtgcatcaactacaactggaggttcaacaacaactggtggatcAACCACAACTGGAAGTTCAACGACAACTGCTGGATCAACAACAACAGGGGGTTCAACAACTACTGGAGGTTCAACAACTACAGTaggttcaacaacaactggtgcatcaaccACAACTGGtggttcaacaacaactggtgcatcaactacaactggagtttcaacaacaactggtggatccacaacaactggtgcatcaacaacaactggaggttcaacaacaactggtgcatcaactACAACTGGAGGTTCAACAACAACAGGTGGATCAACTACAACTGgagtttcaacaacaactggtggatccacaacaactggtggatcaacaacaactggagtttcaacaacaactggtggatccacaacaactggtgcatcaactacaactggaggttcaacaacaactggtggatcAACTACAACTGgagtttcaacaacaactggtggatccacaacaactggtggatcaacaacaactggagggtcaacaacaactggtgcatccacaacaactggtgcatcaaccACGACTGGaggttcaacaacaactggtgcatcaactacaactggagtttcaacaacaactggtgcatcaacaACTACCGgagtttcaacaacaactggtggatccacaacaactggtggatcaacaacaactggagggtcaacaacaactggtgcatccacaacaactggtgcatcaaccACGACTGGTGGATCAACTACAACTGgagtttcaacaacaactggtggatcaacaacaactggaggatccacaacaactggtgcatcaaccACAACTGGTGGATCCACAACAACTGgagtttcaacaacaactggtgcatcaacaACTACCGgagtttcaacaacaactggtggatccacaacaactggtgcatcaacaactactggagggtcaacaacaactggtgcatccacaacaactggtgcatcaaccACCACTGGaggttcaacaacaactggtgcatcaactacaactggagtttcaacaacaactggtgcatcaacaACTACCGgagtttcaacaacaactggtggatccacaacaactggtgcatcaacaactactggagggtcaacaacaactggtgcatccacaacaactggtgcatcaaccACGACTGGTGGATCAACTACAACTGgagtttcaacaacaactggtggatcaacaacaactggaggatccacaacaactggtgcatcaaccACAACTGGTGGATCCACAACAACTGGTGGATCAACTACAACTGGAGGATCAACTACAACTGGaggttcaacaacaactggtgcatccacaacaactggtggctcaacaacaactgggGGGTCCACAACAACTGGaggttcaacaacaactggtggatcAACTacaactggtgcatcaaccACGACTGGTGGATCAACTACAACTGGagcttcaacaacaactggtggatccacaacaactggtggatcaacaacaactggaggATCAACAACCACTGGTGgatcaacaacaactggaggatccacaacaactggtgcatcaactacaactggtggatccacaacaactggtgcatcaaccACCACTGGaggttcaacaacaactggtgcatcaactacaactggagtttcaacaacaactggtgcatcaacaACTACCGgagtttcaacaacaactggtggatccacaacaactggtgcatcaacaactactggagggtcaacaacaactggtgcatccacaacaactggtgcatcaactACAACTGGTGGTTCCACAACAACTGgagtttcaacaacaactggtggatcaacaacaactggaggatccacaacaactggtgcatcaaccACAACTGGTGGATCCACAACAACTGgagtttcaacaacaactggtgcatcaacaACTACCGgagtttcaacaacaactggtggatccacaacaactggtgcatcaacaactactggagggtcaacaacaactggtgcatccacaacaactggtgcatcaaccACCACTGGaggttcaacaacaactggtgcatcaactacaactggagtttcaacaacaactggtgcatcaacaACTACCGgagtttcaacaacaactggtggatccacaacaactggtgcatcaacaactactggagggtcaacaacaactggtgcatccacaacaactggtgcatcaaccACGACTGGTGGATCAACTACAACTGgagtttcaacaacaactggtggatcaacaacaactggaggatccacaacaactggtgcatcaaccACAACTGGTGGATCCACAACAACTGGTGGATCAACTACAACTGGAGGATCAACTACAACTGGaggttcaacaacaactggtgcatccacaacaactggtggctcaacaacaactgggGGGTCCACAACAACTGGaggttcaacaacaactggtggatcAACTacaactggtgcatcaaccACGACTGGTGGATCAACTACAACTGGagcttcaacaacaactggtggatccacaacaactggtggatcaacaacaactggaggATCAACAACCACTGGTGgatcaacaacaactggaggatccacaacaactggtgcatcaactacaactggtggatccacaacaactggtgcatcaaccACCACTGGaggttcaacaacaactggtgcatcaactacaactggagtttcaacaacaactggtgcatcaacaACTACCGgagtttcaacaacaactggtggatccacaacaactggtgcatcaacaactactggagggtcaacaacaactggtgcatccacaacaactggtgcatcaactACAACTGGTGGTTCCACAACAACGGGTGGATCAACTACAACTGgagtttcaacaacaactggcgcatccacaacaactggtgcatcaacaACAACTGGGGGGTCCACAACAACTGGaggttcaacaacaactggtggatcAACTACAACTGgagtttcaacaacaactggtggatcaacaacaactggaggATCCACAACAACTGGTGGAACAACTACAACTGGTGGATCAACTACAACAGGTgcatcaacaacaactggtgcatcaactACAACTGGTGGATCCACAACAACTGGTGGAACAACTACAACTGGaggttcaacaacaactggtgcatccacaacaactggtggctcaacaacaactggaggttcaacaacaactggtggatcAAGTACAACTGGAGGTTCAACAACCACTGGTGgatcaacaacaactggaggATCAACTACGACTGGAGGTTCAACTACAACTGGTGgatcaacaacaactggaggttcaacaacaactggtggctcaacaacaacaggcGGATCCACAACGACTGGTGGatcaacaacaactactactaATATACCTGTTACAACTGAAGCTCCCCAACCAGTTGTGGTTCTTGCAGCAACCTTGGCAGAACCATTTGTAGAAGAACTCAATGATCGAAACAGCCCTCAATTTCAGGCTCTTGAGACAAGAGTTGTAACAGTTGTGAGTACATTGTTGAAATGCATTACCTGAGTTTGCAATGGCTTTTGGATTTGAGttgaaaaatgttgtatttttaatttgttaatatttttctatttgcttCCTTCCCACAGTTTGATATCATCTACAGCAATCAATTTGGCCCTGTTTTCATCCGCACTTTCATCATTCAGTTTAGgtaacattttcatatttgagaATCCAACTGATTTTGCTTTACCTCCTGAGTTGTGGTGATCAATATTAaagttgttaatgttaatgatggcaaaaaaaaaaaaattacacatagGTATAACTTAAGAATGTTAAGAGATATGTGCTTTTGTGATGCAGACCAGCTGTAGCCAGAACACGAATGGAAAATACTGAAGCAGAGGTGGGGCTTGAGTTCAACCGAACTAATACAACTGCAGGAATCCCACAGGCTGCTGATGTTGCAGACACATTAGTACAAGCTGTGAATAACCCCAACAGCACCTTTAATCTCAGTGTTGAAGCCAACTCCATCCAAGTAGTGGGTAAGTAAACAGTAGTcccacattttacattaatagATATTAGAAAACAACTTTGTTGTCTCAATCAACATTGCAAAGATCTTTCTCAGTATGAGTTGTTCAAGGATGATTTCTGATATATTCCTGAATTTCATCTGAAAACAAGCATCCCATTTTTAAGTCCTACAACAATAAAGGATCGGGTTTACAGAAGTTTTTTCAACTTTGCATGCAATTAGACTTTACTGTCAAAGTTATTACCTATTCCTTGCTGGATGCCTTTTTAACAAATTGATTGGTCGACAAAGACCATACACAAACATAATTATCATGtcacaaaaagaagaaagacttTAACTGTGACTTACTATATATTAACACAAAGTATATTGTAATGAATATGTTAGTTCAAAAGACCCTTTGGCTAATATGATGTATCCTccatttttcttcatattttttctttttaacagaaaGAAATTCTACATCAAATTCAACAACAGCAGCGCCCACTGTGAATACTACAGCTACAATTGCTGCAACTACAACAACCATTGCTGGTGCATCAACTACAACTGGTGGATCTACAGCAATTGGAAATGCGACAACAACTACTACTAATATTACTATTACAACTCCAGCGCCCACTGTGAATACTACAGCTACAATTGCTGCAACTACAACAACCATTGCtggtgcaacaactacaactggtGGATCCACAACAACAATTGGAAATGCGACAATTGCtgcaaccacaaccacaacaacccCTACAAACACCACGTCAGTACCAGCAACGACTACAACTGCTGAGGCAGTCACAACAAGGCAGTTGACTTTCAGATCTGTTGGAGAGACATTTACAAGTGACTTGCAGGATACATCATCTGCAGCATTTACAAGTCGAGCCTCACTGATCAAGTCAACAGTAAGTGTTTTTATTAGAATGAAATTGagcaaaattaatttgaaatgttttacaaGATGTCCATGATGTATTGGATGTATATAATGTAACAGTATTCTACTATATGctatcttttcttttcatttgtttcatttaaagtcaTTCTCCTTCTCTGCAAACATATTTTCATCATGATTATCACTCAACATCTGCACATAGTAAATTTACAATCAGAGAGTGacttatttttaattataaactGGTTTTTAAAAGAATTTAGTCTCATGCAAACATATGTCTAATTTATTATCTCAGTTTATGCTTTTAATAATTCCTTATATTCCTTATTCCTTATGAGATGAAAAAACATTGTTACACATACAGCAAATAGGACACAGATTAAATATGGTGACATTGAAATTGCACTGGAATTTGGATTAACAAGAAGTAGAATGGAAGAACAGTGTTGTTGTATAGTCCTGATTAAATACcataattaaaaatacaaaatgcacaAGTGATCAAACACAAGCCAATATGGTACTTACAGCTGGTTTTCTTTTATGTCTGCAGCTTGAGCCTTTCTACCAACAAGCATTTTCTTCATTCCGCTCTTTGAATGTGGTTTCATTCAGGTAATTTTCTATTGTCGTTGACAGAATCTTACCAATATTGGCGATAACttcatacaaataaaacaatacttCTTGGTAATTTCTTTTGCAGTAATGGATCAATCATCAACAACATGGACGTTGGCTTTGCATCTACATCTGTTCCTAATAACACTCAGATTGCAAATGTATTGGTTAATGCAGCTTCAAATATCACAGCCTTCAACGTTGACACCGCTTCCATTTCTGTGGATGGCACACGTAAGCAATATTGAATGATACCTTATCAAAATTCTATATTATGTACAGAACTGTTTGCTAAAGCAAAATCTTTTTCCcctttcatttacattttatttacagaagTGTCAAGTGGAGTCAGCCACAAGAGTCTCAGTCTCATCACTGCGTCCTGCCTGGTGCTGATGTCATGGCTGCTATCAAGCCAGCAATAGTGTCCATGCTGATGTCCATGTGAAATCTCATTAGAAAATGACTGCTATCACTGGTATGAAAAAGGACTTTGTTCTCATCAAATATCCAAGAGGAGGATCACAAATGTTATATGGCATGGAAAGAGATAGAACCAGATATCACATTCAAAGTTTGGATGACCACACACCTTCATAACAAAGGTTGATCACAATGGCACACTGATTCAACCCAGCATGGTCCTTTGCTAGAATTTTTccttatttctctgtttaatgtCCAAGGAAGACCATCCATGAAGGAGACAACTTTAGGCACCTGATCTACTGAAATGAAAGCATTATCA
It encodes:
- the LOC130164875 gene encoding putative uncharacterized protein DDB_G0282133 is translated as MGFGPVLSSLLILTACYYTSGCTIISYNWCIHNNWCINHDWRFNNNWCINYNWRFNNNWCINHNWRFNNNWCINHNWRFNNNWCINNYRRFNNNWCINYNWSFNNWCINNNWCINHDWRFNNNWCINYNWRFNNNWCINNNWRFNNNWCINYNWRFNNNWCINHNWKFNNNWWINNNWWICNNRCINYNWRFNNNWWIHNNWWIHNNWCINNNWRFNNYSRFNNNWCINHNWRFNNNWRINYNWRFNNNRWIHNNWCINNNWRFNNNNNWCINYNWRFNNNWWINHNWKFNDNCWINNNRGFNNYWRFNNYSRFNNNWCINHNWWFNNNWCINYNWSFNNNWWIHNNWCINNNWRFNNNWCINYNWRFNNNRWINYNWSFNNNWWIHNNWWINNNWSFNNNWWIHNNWCINYNWRFNNNWWINYNWSFNNNWWIHNNWWINNNWRVNNNWCIHNNWCINHDWRFNNNWCINYNWSFNNNWCINNYRSFNNNWWIHNNWWINNNWRVNNNWCIHNNWCINHDWWINYNWSFNNNWWINNNWRIHNNWCINHNWWIHNNWSFNNNWCINNYRSFNNNWWIHNNWCINNYWRVNNNWCIHNNWCINHHWRFNNNWCINYNWSFNNNWCINNYRSFNNNWWIHNNWCINNYWRVNNNWCIHNNWCINHDWWINYNWSFNNNWWINNNWRIHNNWCINHNWWIHNNWWINYNWRINYNWRFNNNWCIHNNWWLNNNWGVHNNWRFNNNWWINYNWCINHDWWINYNWSFNNNWWIHNNWWINNNWRINNHWWINNNWRIHNNWCINYNWWIHNNWCINHHWRFNNNWCINYNWSFNNNWCINNYRSFNNNWWIHNNWCINNYWRVNNNWCIHNNWCINYNWWFHNNWSFNNNWWINNNWRIHNNWCINHNWWIHNNWSFNNNWCINNYRSFNNNWWIHNNWCINNYWRVNNNWCIHNNWCINHHWRFNNNWCINYNWSFNNNWCINNYRSFNNNWWIHNNWCINNYWRVNNNWCIHNNWCINHDWWINYNWSFNNNWWINNNWRIHNNWCINHNWWIHNNWWINYNWRINYNWRFNNNWCIHNNWWLNNNWGVHNNWRFNNNWWINYNWCINHDWWINYNWSFNNNWWIHNNWWINNNWRINNHWWINNNWRIHNNWCINYNWWIHNNWCINHHWRFNNNWCINYNWSFNNNWCINNYRSFNNNWWIHNNWCINNYWRVNNNWCIHNNWCINYNWWFHNNGWINYNWSFNNNWRIHNNWCINNNWGVHNNWRFNNNWWINYNWSFNNNWWINNNWRIHNNWWNNYNWWINYNRCINNNWCINYNWWIHNNWWNNYNWRFNNNWCIHNNWWLNNNWRFNNNWWIKYNWRFNNHWWINNNWRINYDWRFNYNWWINNNWRFNNNWWLNNNRRIHNDWWINNNYY